CCCTCGTCGACCCACTCAGTCCGTAGCACTTTAAAGCTCATCCCATCATGCGTTCCGTCCCAGGGACGCGACTTGAGGCCAAAAAGCACACTCGAATCATACCGTTCCAGCCGGGGCAGGATGAGAAGTATGATATGTAGGTCCTTGTCCGACGGAGGAACCGGCGGAACGCGAGGTCGATCGCCGTCTGGCAGCCCGACATCTTGGGCCGTCTTAGGCGCATGTTGATAGGCATCCTTGATTTCCAAGTCAAGCATGTCAGTATCGACATCCTCACCCCACGCTCCGCGCATGAATCCCGAATGAATGGCTGCCGCAACAGGATCCGAATCGTCGGTGTAGATGCCGGTACCCCAGAGCGCACGCCGAGCGCAGATCTCCTCGCGATGACTGGAGTCAATGCGGAAACGCGGGACTCGGATGGTAAAGGTGCAATTTTCCTTGCCTTCAAAGCGAGGGAGGGGAAGCGGGGTCGTTGTGTAGCCAAACTTGGCACTCTCCAAGGTAGCCTTCTCTGTAGGGACCCCAAGACGGGGAGCGTATAAGGTTGACCCGAGATGATGTCGCGGGAGATGAGCCACGCTCGACAGAACGGGTTCAATAGTGACCACAGTCCTGGGTTCTCGCATCGGCGTCACCGCAGGCGGgttggctgcagcagggCGAGGCGtatgatggtggtgatggtgatggtgatgatgatgatgacccATAGCCGTCGCCGCTGCATCGGCCTGCGTTGACGCCCGGTGGAAGTAATTCAATGAAGAGACGGCACGATGGGCACCCAGCGCgcttgtttcttcttcgggcTTatggcgatggtgatgatggctgCATGGCGTTGTTAGCATAGGGCTAATTGAGATGCGCGCGCGCGCGCgcgtgtgtgtgtgtgtgtgtgtgtgtgtgtgtgtgcaAGAACAGAGATAAACAAATGGACTAGCAACTTActgatgatggtgatggtgaacgTGACGACCCCTACGACTACCACGCGCCGAGGCGGCAAGCCGCCCATCTGTACCAGCCTCGGTCTCCGCTCGACCATCTTCGTCCCGGGACCTCTTTGGTCTTTTGCCATTCGCCGACGTGGGTCGCCCGATCTTAGTCTCATCCGTAGTGGTTTCACTGTTTGCTGACTTCGCAGTGACGCTGTCACGTTTGAAAGGACTGGCAACCATTGGGGTGGAAGGGCCACTGCCTGTGGTGGCGGTCACTCCGCCCACGCCGCTGCCAATACCTGAGAAGACCCGACCAAGTTCGCTCTTGATACCGGCCTCGCCGGCTGGCCCAAGGATCTGGGCTTGGGCACCTTGTACCGCTTGGGGTAAAGGTGACGCCCGCCCACCACGTTTCGCGTCGAGACCGACCCCCAGAAGGGTTCTGTGTTGAAGCAACTCGTCGCTTCCCTTCCGCCGTTGGTCATCTG
The sequence above is a segment of the Aspergillus oryzae RIB40 DNA, chromosome 3 genome. Coding sequences within it:
- a CDS encoding LCCL domain-containing protein (predicted protein), translating into MGHHHHHHHHHHHHTPRPAAANPPAVTPMREPRTVVTIEPVLSSVAHLPRHHLGSTLYAPRLGVPTEKATLESAKFGYTTTPLPLPRFEGKENCTFTIRVPRFRIDSSHREEICARRALWGTGIYTDDSDPVAAAIHSGFMRGAWGEDVDTDMLDLEIKDAYQHAPKTAQDVGLPDGDRPRVPPVPPSDKDLHIILLILPRLERYDSSVLFGLKSRPWDGTHDGMSFKVLRTEWVDEGVGRGEERGGEARRKRLRNMMQTGRICTGPGVLKLEHLRNGIQITRQKTKVMESQEPQPAAPVQTVS